In bacterium, one genomic interval encodes:
- the pal gene encoding peptidoglycan-associated lipoprotein Pal — protein sequence MKSQKLGLLALLTMLALVLAVAPGCKKKMPKEADRTEETGKKIDEITGTEDGTGTTEDQLNEMERDLALVKIVYFDYDRAELRADGREAVRNNADLLRKWENWTVTIEGHCDERGTNEYNLALGERRARAAQRALEAEGIASSRIRTISYGEERPSDPGHAENSWSRNRRAEFRIAAN from the coding sequence ATGAAGTCGCAGAAACTCGGCCTGTTGGCCCTGCTCACGATGCTCGCACTGGTACTGGCCGTCGCGCCCGGTTGCAAGAAAAAGATGCCCAAAGAAGCCGATCGCACTGAAGAGACCGGCAAGAAGATTGACGAAATCACCGGCACGGAAGACGGTACGGGCACTACTGAAGATCAGCTCAACGAAATGGAACGCGATCTCGCGCTGGTCAAGATCGTCTATTTCGACTACGACAGGGCCGAATTGCGCGCCGACGGCCGCGAAGCCGTGCGCAACAACGCCGACCTGCTCCGCAAATGGGAAAACTGGACCGTCACCATCGAAGGTCATTGCGACGAACGCGGCACCAACGAGTATAACCTCGCGCTTGGTGAACGTCGCGCCCGCGCCGCGCAGCGCGCCCTCGAAGCTGAAGGCATCGCGTCCTCGCGCATTCGCACCATTAGCTACGGCGAAGAGCGCCCGTCCGATCCCGGCCATGCTGAGAACTCGTGGTCACGCAATCGCCGCGCTGAATTCCGCATCGCCGCAAACTAA
- the argF gene encoding ornithine carbamoyltransferase, which translates to MRQHRDFLSVTDFSRDEIIETIALACELKERRSRNEHVRPLAGQVWGLIFHKPSLRTRISFEVGIHDLGGSVIYITDKEIELGKRETIADAARVLSRYLGGIMIRTFSHKDVEELAQYADIPVINGLTDYSHPCQIMADIQTIYEKLGRYDDFKITYVGDGNNITNSIIELAQRLNFELVIGTADDTLPDVALIEATNKLGNSVVRIEHDPARAVQGAHVIYTDVWASMGQKDQADEKARKLRPFQVNEQLVSHADKNCVVLHCLPAERGKEITDGVMDGPHSVVFDQAENRLHAQKAVMTILMEKK; encoded by the coding sequence ATGCGACAACATCGCGATTTTCTTTCCGTCACCGATTTCAGCCGTGACGAGATCATTGAAACCATCGCTCTGGCCTGCGAGTTAAAAGAACGCCGGAGCCGCAACGAACACGTGCGGCCGCTGGCGGGGCAGGTTTGGGGATTGATTTTTCACAAGCCGAGCCTGCGGACGCGGATATCGTTTGAAGTGGGTATCCACGACCTGGGCGGCAGCGTGATCTATATCACGGATAAAGAGATTGAGCTTGGCAAGCGCGAGACGATCGCCGACGCGGCGCGCGTGCTGTCGCGCTATCTGGGCGGTATCATGATCCGTACGTTCAGCCATAAGGACGTTGAAGAGCTGGCGCAGTATGCCGATATTCCGGTGATCAATGGCTTGACGGACTATTCGCATCCATGTCAGATCATGGCCGATATTCAGACGATCTATGAGAAGCTGGGCCGTTACGATGATTTCAAGATCACGTATGTGGGCGACGGGAACAACATCACGAACAGCATCATCGAACTGGCGCAGCGGTTGAATTTTGAATTGGTGATCGGGACGGCGGACGATACGCTGCCGGACGTCGCGCTGATTGAAGCGACGAATAAGCTGGGCAATTCGGTGGTGAGGATCGAGCATGATCCGGCGCGGGCCGTGCAGGGGGCGCACGTGATCTACACGGATGTGTGGGCCTCGATGGGGCAAAAGGATCAGGCCGACGAAAAGGCGCGCAAATTGCGTCCGTTCCAGGTGAATGAGCAACTGGTGTCGCATGCCGACAAGAATTGCGTCGTTCTGCACTGTTTACCAGCCGAGCGGGGCAAGGAAATCACGGATGGCGTGATGGACGGTCCGCACAGTGTGGTGTTTGATCAGGCGGAGAATCGTCTGCACGCGCAGAAGGCCGTGATGACGATTCTGATGGAGAAGAAATAG
- the eno gene encoding phosphopyruvate hydratase: MSEIASIYAREVLDSRGNPTVEVEVMLEDGAFGRAIVPSGASTGEHEALELRDGDENRYLGKGVLDAVANVNEKIAEELIGMDAVYQQEVDAVMLEMDGTENKSKLGANAILAVSLATARAAADSVNLPLYMYLGGVGAKILPVPFMNVINGGAHADNPLDFQEFMIVPRGFETFSESLRAGVETFHHLKKVLKKKGHSTNVGDEGGFAPNLQSHREALDAILSAIESAGYKPGEHIFVALDCAASEFHDRKTGKYNLACEGKLLGAQEMTDYYSQLCRDYPIISIEDGLGESDWDGWKHLTKTLGKQVQLVGDDLFVTQVATLQKGIQQGVANSILIKLNQVGSLSETLDTIDLARRHAYTQMVSHRSGESEDTTIADLAVACGCGMIKTGSASRTDRMAKYNQLLRIEDDLGDEALFFGAMWK; the protein is encoded by the coding sequence ATGTCAGAAATAGCCAGTATTTACGCGCGCGAGGTGCTTGATTCTCGCGGCAATCCGACGGTAGAAGTAGAAGTCATGTTGGAAGACGGCGCATTCGGCCGGGCGATTGTGCCATCAGGCGCTTCGACGGGCGAGCATGAGGCGCTGGAGTTGCGCGACGGTGACGAGAACCGGTATCTGGGCAAAGGCGTGCTGGATGCGGTGGCGAACGTCAATGAGAAGATCGCTGAAGAGCTGATCGGCATGGACGCGGTCTACCAGCAGGAAGTGGACGCGGTAATGCTTGAGATGGACGGCACGGAGAACAAGAGCAAGTTGGGCGCGAACGCGATATTGGCCGTGAGCCTGGCGACGGCGCGGGCGGCGGCGGACTCCGTGAACCTGCCTCTGTACATGTATCTGGGCGGCGTGGGTGCGAAGATTCTGCCGGTGCCGTTCATGAACGTCATCAACGGCGGTGCGCACGCGGACAACCCGTTGGACTTTCAGGAATTCATGATCGTGCCGCGCGGCTTCGAGACGTTCAGCGAGTCGCTGCGCGCGGGAGTCGAGACGTTTCACCACCTGAAGAAGGTACTGAAGAAGAAGGGTCATTCAACGAACGTGGGCGACGAGGGCGGCTTCGCGCCGAACTTGCAGTCGCACCGTGAAGCGCTCGACGCGATATTGTCGGCGATAGAATCCGCAGGTTACAAGCCCGGCGAGCATATTTTCGTGGCCTTGGATTGCGCGGCTTCGGAGTTTCATGATCGTAAGACGGGCAAGTACAATCTTGCCTGCGAAGGCAAGCTGCTCGGCGCTCAGGAAATGACGGATTACTATTCGCAACTGTGCCGCGACTATCCGATCATCTCGATTGAAGACGGTCTGGGCGAAAGCGACTGGGACGGCTGGAAGCACCTGACGAAGACGCTGGGCAAGCAGGTTCAGCTCGTGGGCGACGATCTGTTTGTGACGCAAGTGGCGACACTGCAGAAGGGTATTCAGCAGGGCGTGGCCAACTCGATTCTGATCAAGCTCAATCAAGTGGGTTCGCTGTCGGAAACGTTGGACACGATTGATCTGGCGCGCCGCCATGCATACACGCAGATGGTTTCCCACCGTTCAGGCGAGAGCGAAGACACGACGATAGCGGATCTGGCCGTGGCGTGCGGCTGCGGGATGATCAAGACGGGCAGCGCATCGCGCACGGACCGGATGGCAAAATACAATCAACTTCTGCGCATTGAGGACGATCTCGGCGACGAGGCGTTGTTCTTCGGCGCAATGTGGAAGTAA
- a CDS encoding AI-2E family transporter produces the protein MTEPTAAQHAAIVRKRFITITMLALMAVFVYVVSSLLLGVIGGFILWAMSRGLFERLLKLTRGRANVAAVLSVLALLIVVVAPVATILSLMVNDAVNLTQQGYQFFEHLKPNIERIVTRFTSGENPSLFGYEFDPSLLLIKLEEFSGTAAEYMVEVMQKTAGGIASAILQVFIMLYTLFFCYIDGPRFFDWIKRVLPLDDHETDKLFNNFFVTSITSLKALGIIGTVQGILGGLGMWLCGIPSPFFWTVLLVFSTVIPVVGAQIIMIPAALFLIIAGKVWWGVGLLLWSWIVIANVDNLMRPYLVGRAAQLHELVVFLTTLGGIAVFGFWGFLVGPVIAGLLKALVEFYIESNAPPPATAAE, from the coding sequence ATGACCGAACCTACCGCCGCACAACACGCCGCCATCGTGCGCAAGCGCTTCATCACGATCACCATGCTCGCGCTAATGGCTGTGTTCGTGTATGTCGTCTCGTCGCTCCTGCTCGGCGTTATTGGCGGCTTCATCCTGTGGGCCATGTCGCGCGGCCTCTTCGAACGCCTGCTGAAACTCACGCGGGGCCGTGCCAACGTCGCCGCCGTGCTCTCGGTGCTGGCGCTGCTGATCGTTGTCGTTGCACCTGTCGCCACCATCCTCTCGCTGATGGTTAACGACGCGGTCAACCTCACTCAGCAGGGCTATCAGTTCTTCGAACATCTCAAACCCAACATCGAGCGCATCGTCACGCGCTTCACGTCCGGCGAGAACCCCAGTCTGTTCGGCTATGAGTTCGATCCTTCGTTGCTCTTGATAAAGCTCGAGGAATTTTCGGGGACGGCCGCTGAGTACATGGTCGAAGTCATGCAGAAGACCGCCGGCGGAATCGCCAGCGCGATCCTGCAAGTCTTCATCATGCTCTACACGCTTTTCTTCTGCTACATTGACGGCCCGCGCTTTTTTGACTGGATCAAGCGCGTCCTGCCGCTCGACGATCACGAGACCGACAAGCTGTTTAACAACTTCTTTGTCACTTCGATCACGTCGCTAAAAGCGCTCGGCATTATCGGCACTGTGCAAGGCATTCTCGGCGGTCTGGGCATGTGGCTCTGCGGCATTCCCTCGCCGTTTTTCTGGACCGTGTTGCTGGTCTTCTCGACGGTCATTCCGGTCGTCGGCGCGCAAATTATCATGATCCCCGCCGCATTGTTCCTGATTATCGCGGGAAAGGTTTGGTGGGGCGTCGGGCTGCTGCTGTGGAGTTGGATCGTCATCGCCAACGTGGACAATCTGATGCGTCCCTATCTCGTGGGCCGCGCTGCGCAATTGCACGAGCTCGTGGTGTTCTTGACGACGCTTGGAGGTATCGCTGTCTTCGGCTTCTGGGGATTCTTGGTCGGCCCGGTCATCGCCGGTTTGCTCAAAGCGTTGGTCGAGTTTTATATTGAGTCCAATGCGCCGCCGCCCGCTACCGCAGCGGAGTGA
- a CDS encoding T9SS type A sorting domain-containing protein: MRSILSSILVLVFAGSLWAQGLDTCYHTLDEVHAFIFDLENDFPQFVQVDSIGHSRGEMLNHQFPVYAVKISDNVATFEDEPVMLIVAHIHAEEVAGLEATIKLMQKMVTNQEPYRTIRNQSQLYVIPTMNPDGLEVISLGLDNYWRKNGYIPPELHLDSCVVVQGMGEDSCGVDLNRNFDINWIYGDTLFVRENVEPFDYFRGPAPFSEPESRAVRDFAMQIKPTTSIVWHSSRSGNVSERCIVAWQWGVDGNAKFAPDCTAIGIVNRTYVSKTIKYPGNQPYLEVIGGTRNGALHDWFYRNLGTIQILTETSPRIDIQPTCDTLAEPPHLPGLAQTLLPPMEWLARRMINYPHTQNDMLEQGAPVRIYTKNAATQAAISAEYRLLDTWTAILNPWYTNDAWGAATVLPPPGQATILARKEGFVNDTTVVTVSPGGETVFTDLLLQPLPWYDLQISAVNESGQVTPATVLVDNGFPSVYDVNGTLQLSKPLGVTHVQVQPQSANQIARWFQFYHDHDTSYTFHLPAGTVRFSEDFSQGTGNWTGAGYNTGWRLAQDTSSTNYGNCVHTNGASYRENYPNNLNATFAYNNTINLTNGNAFHLQFDMRGRLDMPGDSFLVEASFNGNDWQTVRGFSYLEQPWHRVWCDLSPWSGYNVHLRFRLKSDAVLGDLGIHFDNIAVLGGIDLDAPHQPLPYPWEYDLGLAYPNPFNPTTTITYETPSAGAVQFTIHNVLGQMVWSSVEYPQAPGHYELRWNGTTNSGAPLSSGQYFVQMRVGDRQVGSQKLMFLK, from the coding sequence ATGCGCAGCATCCTGAGTAGCATTTTGGTTTTGGTGTTCGCCGGCAGTTTGTGGGCGCAGGGTTTGGATACCTGCTATCACACGTTGGACGAGGTGCACGCTTTCATCTTCGACTTGGAGAATGATTTTCCGCAGTTCGTGCAAGTGGACTCGATCGGTCATTCGCGCGGGGAGATGTTGAATCATCAGTTTCCGGTTTATGCGGTAAAGATATCGGACAACGTGGCGACGTTTGAAGACGAGCCGGTAATGCTGATCGTAGCGCATATTCACGCCGAAGAGGTTGCGGGGCTGGAGGCGACGATAAAGCTGATGCAGAAAATGGTCACGAACCAGGAACCTTATCGAACTATTCGCAATCAATCACAGCTCTATGTGATTCCGACAATGAATCCGGACGGGCTGGAGGTGATCTCGCTCGGTTTGGACAACTACTGGCGCAAGAACGGGTATATACCACCGGAACTGCATCTGGACTCATGTGTGGTTGTGCAGGGCATGGGTGAGGATTCTTGTGGTGTCGACCTTAACCGCAATTTCGATATCAATTGGATCTACGGCGACACGTTGTTTGTGCGCGAGAATGTGGAACCGTTTGACTATTTCCGCGGGCCTGCTCCGTTTTCCGAACCCGAGTCGCGCGCCGTTCGAGATTTTGCGATGCAGATCAAACCGACGACATCCATCGTTTGGCACTCGTCCCGTTCGGGCAACGTTTCGGAACGCTGTATCGTGGCGTGGCAATGGGGTGTGGACGGCAATGCGAAGTTCGCGCCGGACTGCACCGCGATCGGCATCGTCAATCGCACGTATGTTTCTAAGACGATAAAGTACCCGGGAAATCAGCCATATCTTGAGGTTATCGGCGGGACTCGCAATGGGGCGCTTCACGATTGGTTCTACCGCAACCTCGGAACGATTCAGATTCTGACGGAGACGAGTCCGCGCATTGACATTCAGCCGACGTGCGATACGCTGGCGGAACCGCCTCATCTTCCGGGATTGGCGCAGACGCTGCTGCCTCCGATGGAGTGGCTGGCGCGGCGCATGATCAACTATCCGCACACGCAGAATGACATGCTGGAGCAGGGCGCGCCGGTGCGCATCTACACGAAGAACGCCGCGACGCAGGCGGCGATATCGGCGGAGTATCGGCTGCTGGACACTTGGACGGCCATTCTGAATCCGTGGTACACGAACGACGCGTGGGGTGCCGCGACGGTTCTGCCGCCGCCGGGACAGGCGACGATTTTGGCTCGCAAAGAAGGTTTCGTCAACGATACGACCGTTGTGACGGTCAGTCCGGGCGGCGAGACGGTCTTCACGGACTTGCTCTTGCAGCCGTTGCCGTGGTATGATTTGCAGATCAGCGCGGTGAACGAGAGTGGTCAGGTGACGCCGGCCACGGTGCTGGTGGACAACGGCTTTCCGTCGGTGTACGATGTGAACGGGACACTGCAATTGTCGAAGCCGCTGGGCGTGACACATGTGCAGGTGCAGCCGCAGTCGGCCAATCAGATTGCGCGCTGGTTTCAGTTCTATCACGACCACGACACGTCGTACACGTTCCACCTGCCTGCGGGAACCGTGCGGTTCAGCGAAGATTTCAGTCAGGGTACCGGCAATTGGACGGGTGCGGGCTATAACACCGGTTGGCGGCTGGCGCAGGATACGTCCTCGACGAACTACGGCAACTGCGTACACACGAACGGCGCGAGCTATCGCGAGAACTATCCCAACAATCTGAACGCGACGTTTGCGTACAACAATACGATTAACCTGACCAACGGTAACGCGTTTCACTTGCAGTTTGACATGCGCGGCCGACTCGACATGCCGGGGGACAGTTTCCTGGTGGAAGCATCATTCAACGGCAACGATTGGCAGACGGTCCGCGGGTTCAGCTATTTAGAGCAGCCGTGGCACCGCGTCTGGTGTGATTTGAGTCCGTGGTCGGGGTACAATGTGCATCTTCGCTTCCGCTTGAAGTCGGACGCGGTACTGGGCGATTTAGGAATTCACTTTGACAACATTGCGGTGTTGGGCGGCATTGATCTGGATGCGCCGCACCAGCCGCTGCCCTATCCGTGGGAGTACGACTTGGGTTTAGCTTACCCCAATCCGTTCAATCCGACGACGACGATCACGTACGAGACGCCGAGCGCGGGGGCGGTGCAGTTTACGATCCACAATGTCCTGGGGCAGATGGTTTGGTCGTCGGTGGAGTATCCGCAGGCGCCGGGCCACTACGAATTGCGCTGGAACGGGACGACGAATAGCGGGGCGCCGCTGAGTTCCGGGCAGTACTTTGTGCAGATGCGGGTGGGTGATCGTCAGGTCGGCTCGCAGAAGTTGATGTTTTTGAAGTAA
- a CDS encoding HD domain-containing protein, translating to MTVTLATTPELRVVRDYAANDQLQGFYLLSRIETRPKKNGELFLLVELMDSTGKLDGKMWENFEDAAAGLRAGDAVFADGRIDFFNKQQSVTLHTLRKASEQEVPDRRAFLPHSALSATQANERLMGWIESVQEPHLRALLDAIFDDPTLRRRFLDAPGGKSWHHATVGGLAEHTLSMVALADGIAGHYPLVHRDLLVTGTLLHDIGKTAELSWDLMLDYTSEGRLIGHITQGVLLVEDKLRGLAEFPAEMRRQLLHLILSHQGDGEKGSPVKPMTLEALALHYLDELDSRLNAFGQVRARTPEGQALSDYQRLMERYFYFRSPDEPTDEEGQ from the coding sequence ATGACGGTGACGCTGGCGACGACGCCGGAATTGCGGGTGGTGCGCGACTACGCGGCGAACGATCAACTGCAGGGGTTTTACCTGCTTTCGCGAATTGAGACGCGGCCCAAGAAGAACGGCGAGCTGTTTCTTCTGGTCGAGCTGATGGACAGCACGGGCAAGCTTGACGGCAAGATGTGGGAGAATTTTGAGGACGCGGCGGCGGGGCTGCGGGCTGGCGACGCCGTGTTTGCGGACGGGCGGATAGATTTTTTCAACAAGCAGCAGAGCGTGACGCTGCACACACTGCGCAAGGCGAGCGAACAGGAAGTGCCTGACCGCCGGGCGTTTCTGCCGCACTCGGCGCTGTCGGCGACGCAGGCGAACGAGCGCTTAATGGGCTGGATCGAATCCGTGCAGGAGCCGCACCTGCGGGCGCTGCTCGATGCGATTTTTGACGACCCCACGCTGCGCCGACGATTCCTCGATGCGCCGGGCGGAAAGAGCTGGCATCACGCCACGGTAGGCGGCTTGGCGGAGCACACGCTTTCGATGGTGGCGCTGGCGGACGGGATTGCCGGGCACTATCCGCTCGTGCATCGCGATCTCTTGGTGACAGGCACGCTGCTGCATGATATCGGCAAGACGGCCGAGCTTTCGTGGGACCTGATGCTGGACTACACGAGCGAAGGGCGGCTGATCGGTCACATCACGCAAGGCGTGTTGTTAGTGGAGGACAAGCTGCGCGGCCTGGCCGAGTTCCCGGCGGAGATGCGGCGGCAATTGCTGCATTTGATTCTGTCCCATCAGGGTGACGGTGAAAAGGGCTCGCCTGTAAAGCCGATGACGCTCGAGGCGCTGGCTTTACACTATCTTGACGAGTTAGACAGCAGGCTGAACGCTTTTGGGCAGGTGCGCGCACGGACGCCCGAGGGGCAGGCTCTCTCGGACTATCAGCGGTTGATGGAGCGTTATTTCTATTTTAGATCTCCGGACGAACCTACGGACGAGGAGGGGCAATGA
- a CDS encoding tetratricopeptide repeat protein: protein MMAVFTTVLLLCTAAWATRPEGVLTGHPWAKAAQEAIDGERFDEALVLLRVDLKTPQDFIWNDYLRGQAMIGLGKLDSADALFGAARTKCLEIADAAERGRLESRVMRKQGLALRERLDYDGSRKLHFEALDLAQRYGSLEEEHDCLISIDVDCWHMQDWAESERILRQSLETAAQITEPMARTRAQATSQNNLAGTLAKLHNFEEAVERGQTALTLWGEWEAMTGNHGDFRVGWAHYGLADIYITWAGTMQDALEASNKRGMAKYELMIAHVIGRDTGQPQKIFDEIDRRMVECQ from the coding sequence ATGATGGCTGTGTTCACGACGGTTCTGCTGCTCTGCACTGCGGCTTGGGCGACTCGACCGGAAGGAGTGCTCACGGGCCATCCGTGGGCCAAGGCTGCACAAGAGGCAATTGACGGCGAGCGCTTCGATGAAGCGCTCGTTTTGTTGCGGGTGGATTTGAAGACTCCACAGGATTTCATTTGGAATGACTATCTGCGCGGCCAGGCGATGATTGGTCTGGGTAAACTCGACTCGGCGGACGCACTGTTCGGCGCGGCACGCACGAAGTGTCTTGAGATTGCCGATGCGGCGGAGCGCGGGCGTTTGGAGTCGCGTGTCATGCGCAAGCAGGGATTGGCGCTGCGGGAACGGCTCGACTACGACGGATCTCGCAAACTGCACTTTGAAGCCCTGGATTTGGCGCAGCGCTACGGTTCACTGGAAGAAGAACACGACTGTCTAATCAGCATAGACGTGGACTGCTGGCACATGCAGGATTGGGCGGAGTCGGAACGCATTCTCCGGCAGAGTTTGGAGACAGCCGCGCAAATTACAGAGCCGATGGCGCGGACGCGGGCGCAGGCGACGAGTCAGAATAATCTGGCGGGAACGCTGGCCAAGCTGCACAACTTTGAGGAGGCGGTCGAGCGCGGCCAGACGGCGTTGACGCTGTGGGGTGAATGGGAAGCGATGACGGGTAATCACGGTGATTTTCGTGTGGGGTGGGCGCACTACGGTTTGGCGGATATTTACATCACGTGGGCCGGCACGATGCAAGACGCTCTGGAAGCCTCCAACAAACGCGGTATGGCGAAATACGAGCTTATGATTGCGCACGTTATCGGGCGCGACACAGGCCAGCCGCAGAAGATATTTGACGAGATTGACCGGCGCATGGTGGAGTGCCAATGA
- the ybgF gene encoding tol-pal system protein YbgF — MLYRLTLGLALASLLALTGCATRKEIVRFQDDTRYLRIRVDSIAHSQFDVKSQVDLLAADVRDLRANTEYGSTEMQERVETLAARLDEILTRLDRSLAPLEEFLRGGGNNGAGTGPEPAMGVDVYDAAMQDLSLGNYDLAEVGFLSFLSKNPRSELADDARYGLAETFYARKRYEEAAAEYTRVIDMDPMGWKAPAAMLKLGLAYRQLSRVQEARTVWNQLVRDFPNSEEAKVAQQRLNEMGR; from the coding sequence GTGTTATATCGCCTCACGTTAGGCCTTGCGCTGGCCTCGTTGCTGGCGCTCACCGGATGCGCCACGCGCAAAGAGATCGTCCGCTTTCAGGATGACACGCGCTACCTGCGCATTCGCGTAGACTCCATCGCTCATTCGCAGTTTGATGTGAAGTCCCAGGTGGACTTGCTCGCCGCCGATGTCCGCGACCTGCGCGCCAACACCGAATACGGCTCGACCGAAATGCAGGAGCGTGTCGAAACGCTGGCCGCACGGCTGGATGAAATTCTGACGCGGCTCGACCGTTCGCTCGCGCCGCTTGAAGAGTTCCTGCGCGGCGGCGGGAACAACGGCGCAGGAACCGGACCCGAACCCGCCATGGGCGTGGATGTTTACGACGCGGCCATGCAGGACCTGAGTCTCGGCAATTACGATCTGGCCGAAGTCGGCTTTCTGTCGTTCCTGTCGAAAAATCCGCGGTCCGAACTGGCCGATGATGCGCGCTATGGTTTAGCTGAAACCTTCTATGCGCGCAAGCGCTACGAAGAGGCCGCCGCCGAATACACGCGCGTGATTGACATGGACCCGATGGGCTGGAAGGCCCCCGCCGCCATGCTCAAACTCGGACTCGCCTATCGGCAACTCTCGCGCGTACAGGAAGCCCGCACCGTCTGGAATCAGCTCGTGCGTGACTTCCCCAATAGCGAAGAGGCCAAGGTTGCCCAGCAGCGCCTGAATGAAATGGGCCGCTGA
- a CDS encoding outer membrane protein transport protein, with translation MKRIYILLLTLVTTAAFAQDEIPERLLLTSGQHLGTGARALGMGGTYTGVADDYAAIWWNPAGLAQIKRIEVQGTLLRTGYSNDASYFGRAVEGSTDAMRLNNIGVVFPVPVYQGALSFAFGYSQVVDFERRAQVSSGASGQAWDDFDELESGRLGQWAFATAVDVSPNLSVGAALNYWTGSDDYSLLGDYVEAGTPISTEQTLFTELSGWNFNLGGMYRPGQMVRIGAAASTPFSMKLEEDWNFDGDNGYYDYRMTFPWIWRLGASVAPGRWMVAADLEYRDWKSLEFRDSTPFSGLTRAEANRQIRDTYKSTTRLSLGGEYLFPAYGLRGRAGYSMDPSNFKDAGSDADKGVISLGMGVLIDRSMMLDVTWRTASYTENVTDGLTEDIRSSQALFTLSYRM, from the coding sequence ATGAAGCGCATTTACATACTACTCCTCACGCTCGTGACGACGGCGGCCTTCGCTCAGGATGAAATTCCCGAGCGGCTGCTCTTGACGAGCGGTCAGCACCTCGGGACCGGCGCACGGGCGTTGGGCATGGGCGGCACCTACACGGGCGTCGCCGACGATTACGCGGCGATTTGGTGGAATCCGGCGGGTCTTGCGCAGATCAAGAGAATTGAAGTTCAGGGCACGTTGCTGCGCACGGGTTACAGCAACGACGCGAGCTACTTTGGCCGCGCGGTCGAAGGCTCGACTGATGCCATGCGGCTCAACAATATCGGCGTGGTCTTTCCTGTGCCGGTGTATCAGGGGGCACTCAGCTTCGCGTTCGGCTATTCACAAGTCGTGGATTTCGAGCGGCGGGCGCAGGTGTCCAGCGGTGCCTCGGGTCAAGCGTGGGACGATTTTGACGAACTCGAAAGCGGTCGGCTTGGCCAGTGGGCTTTTGCGACGGCAGTGGATGTTTCGCCTAATCTGTCCGTCGGCGCAGCGCTGAACTACTGGACGGGCTCGGATGACTACTCGCTGTTGGGTGACTATGTGGAAGCGGGCACTCCAATCTCGACTGAGCAGACGCTGTTCACGGAGCTGTCGGGCTGGAATTTCAACCTGGGCGGTATGTACCGTCCGGGCCAGATGGTGCGCATCGGCGCAGCGGCCTCGACACCGTTCTCGATGAAGCTGGAGGAAGATTGGAATTTCGACGGCGACAACGGCTACTATGACTATCGCATGACGTTTCCGTGGATTTGGCGGCTGGGCGCAAGCGTTGCTCCGGGACGTTGGATGGTCGCGGCGGATCTGGAATACCGGGATTGGAAGTCGCTGGAGTTTCGCGACAGCACGCCGTTCAGCGGTTTGACGCGCGCCGAGGCGAATCGTCAGATTCGTGATACATACAAGAGTACGACGCGGTTGTCATTAGGCGGGGAGTATCTGTTTCCGGCCTACGGTCTGCGTGGCCGCGCGGGCTACAGCATGGATCCGTCGAATTTCAAAGATGCGGGTAGCGACGCCGACAAGGGCGTGATCTCGCTGGGCATGGGCGTGCTGATTGACCGTTCAATGATGCTCGACGTGACGTGGCGTACGGCGTCGTACACGGAAAACGTGACCGACGGACTGACGGAAGATATCCGCAGTTCACAGGCCCTGTTCACGCTCAGTTATCGCATGTAA
- a CDS encoding DUF502 domain-containing protein, with protein MTTITNAPKPSAAARFRRAFFTGLLVLAPLWLTGYILLIVVRLLGGMLSPLVQRVLETSLQLDPESAAVKFISDLTAFVATVLFIALIGVIVNRVVGKRLFKVLDLMLSRVPVVREIYDAVRKFIQVFFGDKSSFRGVVAVRYPSDQSYVIGFVTSESSLVNGERMLHVFVPLAPAPTQGILFILAESSTIRLDMTVDEAIKMIVSGGAITPERFAV; from the coding sequence ATGACAACAATTACCAACGCACCGAAACCGAGCGCGGCCGCGCGCTTCAGACGGGCCTTCTTCACGGGGCTGCTTGTGCTTGCTCCGTTGTGGTTGACGGGTTACATTCTTCTGATCGTCGTGCGATTGCTGGGCGGCATGCTATCGCCGCTCGTGCAGCGGGTACTGGAAACGAGTTTGCAGCTCGATCCCGAGTCCGCGGCGGTGAAGTTCATTTCGGACCTCACGGCGTTTGTGGCGACTGTTCTGTTCATCGCGTTGATCGGCGTGATCGTCAACCGCGTGGTAGGCAAGCGGCTGTTTAAGGTGCTCGATCTTATGCTCAGCCGCGTGCCCGTTGTCCGCGAGATTTATGACGCAGTGCGCAAGTTCATTCAGGTGTTTTTCGGCGATAAGTCGAGCTTTCGCGGTGTGGTGGCCGTGCGCTACCCGAGCGATCAGTCATATGTGATCGGATTCGTGACGTCGGAGAGCAGTCTTGTGAATGGCGAGCGCATGCTGCACGTGTTTGTGCCGCTGGCTCCCGCGCCGACGCAGGGGATTCTGTTTATCCTGGCGGAGTCGAGCACGATCAGGCTCGATATGACCGTGGACGAAGCGATCAAGATGATCGTCTCGGGCGGTGCGATAACGCCGGAGCGGTTCGCGGTTTAG